From Methanobrevibacter sp., the proteins below share one genomic window:
- the purM gene encoding phosphoribosylformylglycinamidine cyclo-ligase, with translation MVTYSESGVDIDLEAVTVSKLADKLKSTLECRDIITDSGHYAALVKLGDKAIAMSTDGVGSKILIAEMMNKYDTVGIDCIAMVVNDILCVGAEPIALVDYLAVEKPDPERAAEIAEGLVKGANESKIAIIGGETASLPGIIKDFDLAGTGIGFVDIDKIITGENIQPGNVLIGIESNGIHSNGYSLARKALFDDGGFSVEDMMPNGKTTIGEELIRPTELYVKPIVALFEKEYNINGLAHITGGGFTNLRRLKKGVGYDINDLPEVPEIFKLIYEQNVDIKEMYKVFNMGVGFVVICGEEEADKIMDTLKDYCNCQIIGSVTDDEKITVKAFEGSEIEY, from the coding sequence ATGGTTACTTATTCAGAATCAGGTGTTGATATAGATTTAGAAGCTGTTACTGTTTCAAAACTAGCCGATAAACTTAAATCAACATTAGAATGTAGGGATATTATTACTGACAGCGGCCATTATGCTGCTTTAGTAAAATTGGGCGATAAAGCTATTGCAATGAGTACTGATGGTGTTGGAAGTAAAATTTTAATTGCTGAAATGATGAACAAATACGATACAGTAGGTATTGACTGTATTGCTATGGTAGTTAACGACATTTTATGTGTCGGAGCAGAACCAATTGCTTTAGTAGACTACCTTGCTGTTGAAAAACCGGACCCTGAAAGAGCTGCAGAAATTGCAGAAGGTCTTGTTAAAGGTGCTAATGAATCTAAAATTGCAATTATCGGCGGTGAAACAGCATCCCTTCCAGGAATCATTAAAGATTTCGATTTGGCAGGTACAGGTATTGGATTTGTAGACATTGATAAAATTATTACCGGCGAAAATATCCAACCGGGAAATGTTTTGATTGGTATCGAAAGTAATGGAATTCATTCCAACGGATACAGTTTGGCCAGAAAAGCATTATTCGATGATGGCGGTTTTTCTGTTGAAGATATGATGCCTAACGGCAAAACAACCATTGGTGAAGAATTGATTAGACCAACCGAACTTTATGTTAAACCTATTGTTGCGCTATTTGAAAAAGAATACAATATCAATGGTCTTGCACATATTACCGGAGGAGGTTTTACTAACCTTAGACGTTTGAAAAAAGGCGTAGGTTATGATATTAACGACCTTCCTGAAGTTCCGGAAATATTTAAACTCATTTACGAACAAAACGTAGACATCAAAGAAATGTATAAAGTTTTCAACATGGGTGTCGGTTTTGTTGTTATCTGTGGCGAAGAAGAGGCAGACAAGATAATGGACACCTTAAAAGACTATTGCAACTGCCAGATTATAGGCAGCGTAACTGATGATGAAAAAATTACGGTTAAAGCTTTTGAAGGTAGTGAAATTGAATACTGA
- the comC gene encoding L-sulfolactate dehydrogenase, producing the protein MKIMKDNEMALVKEILKKLGASEEDQKLVAEATVDADLKGFTSHGLGRFPQYLISIKSGTINLEDNITIEKETPAMALINGNSGFGQAVSYKAMQIAIKKAKELGIGCVGVHNTNHFGVTGFYSDLALRENCIGLVIANTDPAIAPLGGSKALIGTNPIALGIPSDSYITVDMATSVTARGKIIESKRKGIELPDGWALDKDGKPTNDPTEALEGSILPFGGFKGYALSLLIEILTGPLVQAEYGLGVTGTASPEKDCTKGDLYIVIDPSKFGDFDEFKANTEEFISQVRATGENVAVPGDLEVKRIADSEANGIIIDEKLYEQLERICGNLDIDLDSYLEG; encoded by the coding sequence ATGAAGATAATGAAAGATAATGAAATGGCTCTTGTTAAAGAAATACTGAAAAAATTAGGGGCTAGTGAAGAAGACCAGAAATTAGTTGCGGAAGCTACCGTTGATGCAGATTTAAAAGGGTTTACATCACATGGGCTTGGCAGATTCCCGCAATACCTCATTAGTATTAAATCAGGTACAATTAACTTAGAAGACAACATTACCATTGAAAAAGAAACACCTGCAATGGCATTAATTAACGGTAACAGCGGATTTGGACAAGCTGTATCCTACAAAGCCATGCAAATTGCAATTAAAAAAGCAAAAGAACTGGGTATTGGCTGTGTCGGTGTTCACAACACCAATCACTTTGGAGTTACCGGATTTTATTCTGATTTGGCCTTAAGAGAAAATTGTATCGGATTGGTAATTGCAAATACCGATCCGGCTATTGCTCCTTTAGGAGGCAGCAAAGCTTTAATCGGAACCAACCCTATTGCATTAGGCATTCCATCTGACAGCTATATTACTGTAGATATGGCAACATCAGTTACTGCACGTGGAAAAATCATTGAATCAAAAAGAAAAGGAATTGAATTGCCTGATGGATGGGCATTAGATAAAGACGGAAAACCAACAAATGATCCTACAGAAGCATTAGAAGGGTCAATTTTACCATTTGGCGGATTTAAAGGATATGCATTATCTTTATTAATTGAAATATTAACCGGACCATTAGTACAGGCAGAGTATGGTCTTGGTGTAACCGGTACAGCTTCACCTGAGAAGGATTGTACAAAAGGAGATTTGTACATTGTAATTGATCCTTCCAAATTCGGAGACTTTGATGAATTTAAAGCAAATACCGAAGAATTTATCTCACAAGTCAGAGCTACTGGTGAGAATGTTGCAGTTCCAGGTGATTTAGAAGTTAAAAGAATTGCTGATTCTGAAGCCAATGGAATTATCATCGATGAAAAATTATATGAACAGTTAGAAAGAATCTGCGGCAATTTAGATATTGACCTTGATTCTTACCTTGAAGGATAA